Part of the Bacillus sp. THAF10 genome is shown below.
TGAAGATATGCAATGTCTGGTTGGACTTCTTTTTTTGCTGTCCCTTGGACAAGTATTTTACGAGGAAGAATATCAGCCACCTCCCATATTCTTTTTTATAGTTTATGTGAGTGATAGCTTACTTATACGTTATACTAATAGAACATAATGATGAGAGAAATGGAGTTTAAGCCTATGAAAAAGAAAACCGTTATTATTACTGGTGCTTCAGGAGGTTTCGGAAAAGTATTCACAAAAATGTTCCTTCAAGCGGGCTATCATGTCATTGCTACCATAAGGGATACGGCTAAGAAAAACCTAGTATTGAGCGGAATAACAACAGAAGAAAGCCAACACCTTTCTATTCAGATGTTAGATGTAACGGATAGGACTTCTGTTCAACAGTTCGAAAAGTTTGTCCAGTCACTCGATTCAGTTGATGTTTTGATTAATAATGCCGGATTTGCAGTAGCAGGGTTTGCAGAGGAATTAACAGATGGTGAATACCTGCTACAATTTGAAACCAATCTATTTGGGGTTACCAGAATAACAAATATCGTTCTGCCCATAATGAGAAGGCAACAACAGGGAAGAATCATTAATATAAGTTCTATCAGTGGGTTAGTAGGCTTCCCTGGATTATCCCCTTACGTAGCATCAAAGCATGCTCTAGAGGGCTATAGTGAAAGCTTAAGGCTAGAATTAAAGCCGTTTGGCATTGATGTTGTCTTAGTAGAACCAGGTTCCTTTCAAACGAATATATGGTCAAGTGGGACGCATATGTCACCAAGGGCAGGCCAGCAGCAGTCACCATACTATCAAACATTTCAACAACTAAACCTAAGAATTCAAAAAGACAGCAAAAATTATGGGAACCCAGAAGAGGTAGGAAAACTTGTTCTCAACATTGCACGCTCAAAAAACACACCTGCTTTACGTTACACAATTGGAAAAGGAGTAAAGCTTACTTTATTCTTAAAGCATCTCCTCCCTTGGAAGCTCTGGGAGAAGCTCGTATTAAAGCAACTTTCTAAATGACAACTTTCCCCCCCTCCTTACCATGCATACATTATGTAATAGCTAGAACGGAGGGCAATTATGTATTATTACTACATCAATCCTTACCACTATAGAATGTACCATGCATACTGGTATGCTCGTACCTATCCTCAAGTGGATCCTACCACTTTCTCAGAATCGGCCACTTCGATGGAACAGCTGATGAAAGAGGCAAGCATCATTCTTCATAGATTATCAGAATCCAAAGGCTTTGCAGCAGAAGTAATGACAGCTGCGCAACAGGGGCAAAAAGAAAAAGTGGAACAGCTTATAAAATCCACTGGTATCCATGCCGGGGTGAAGGTAGATTATACGCCTGATGGACTTAGCCTTCACATGTCATCAGAGGTTAGCGGCCAAGAATGCTGCCACCTTACCATTACATTAAGATGGGGATAGATAAAATATAAGAAGAGAGGCAGCTAAAATGCTGCCTCTCCTAGTACCGAGTGTTTTCTATTCATCTGTTCCTTCCAGCGCGTTCAGAAAATCCCTTGCACCTTTTGCTTCTAGTTTCACATGTTTAAAGTCAATTTTTTGTTTCTTAGATGGAACTCCTTCCATATTTCCTAGCAGAAACTTTAATCCTAGCAAGCTTCCTTCTGACTGCAGCCATTCAAACTGATAGATTTCAGGTTTTGGACCAATTCTCACCACATCTTCAAAGTATCTGTGATAGTATGGTAGTCCATTGTCTAGAACCACCTCTATATTTCTTCGATGATTGGACCTTGCTTTAAACTCCAGCTCATACGTTCTTCCACCAGCAAGCTTTAGGTTTTCTTGGAAAAACATGATGTCCCAAGGATTTACCCCCGAATCCTTCACACTCACCGTAACATGATTTCCTTTTGCTTTCACTTTCCCTTTGGATGTACCATCATAATCTCCTTGTACATGAAGGTTCCAGTTTTCCAGTTTTGAAGAAAAATCGCCATTTTTAAGAGGAAATAGCTTGTCCCTTTCTCCCGATATCTCCACTTTTACATTATCAATGAACACCTTGTGTTCTTCATTTGTTATGTCGTTACCTGCAACGTTTCCGAGCAGATATTTAAGACCCAGTTGTTTATCATTATCTAATGTTACCTCAAAGGTGTGTGTCATTGGCTCAGTTGTGAGAGAAATCAACTCTGACAATGAGCGATTATACGAACTGTCCTCTAATACTACTTCGATATTTCTATCTAGACTAGAAAAAGCATCAAAGGAAACAAGGTATGTGGTTCCACCCTTCATCTTCAGGCCTTCCTGCATGAAGATGACATCCCAAGGGTTCCACCCAACATTCTTAATGGTTGCGACAGCTCTATCCTCGCTAGTTTCAAATGAAGCAGCAGACGGACCATCATACAACCCTTGAACATGGTTATTCCAGTGCTCAAGACCGAAATTAAATTTTCCATTTTGTAATGGGAATATATCTTCAAACGTCAAGACATCGGCATCTAATACCTTCGAAAACATAGATACATTATCCAATGTTATTAAACCTGCATTTCCACCTAATAAAAATACAAGTTGGGCCTCTGAATCCTCTACAGCTTCTGTTTGATAAGTAAATGTTTTGTTTTCTCCCGTTTCAGAAAGAGGAATTGTCTTCCAGCCTGAGTAGTTTATACTAGCATCTTTACTTACAACTGCAACCTGTATGTCCCTGTCTTCGATTGCACTTCCATCAAAGGAAAGTGTATACTCATGGTTGCTTTTAATGGAGATACCTTTTTGGACAAGTTTTACAGATTCAGGTGCTCCGTTTTCTTTTACTTCCGCGGTTAGTGCTCTTGTATCTTCCGCAACGTATGCTTGTGCATCCGCTCCATTTAGGATAAAATTCCAATATGTCATCCGATCCATTCGACCCTGGTCAAAGGTACCATTATAAATATGGTTGCCATTACGTAGCGGTGGCTTCGCTGCGTCTTCGTTGTATGGATCGATGGCATCTATTTCTTCCACCTTCACATTTCCAATCCAAACAGTACTTGCATTTAACCCCATATTAAATTCCAATCGAGCCTTCGCATCTGATTCCGCTTGCATTTGATACGTATATTCATAGCTTTGTCGTTCAGGTGTTAGTGCTACTTCAAAGTTAGGGGAATAGAGCGACCAACCCCGTGCTTCTCCGCCGCTTACTTTGAGATTCATGTTTCTGTTAGAAGCAGCTTTTGCATCAAAGCTAATTTTGTATGTTCGACCTATTCCAGATGGTACATGTTGGATGAGTTGAATGGAATGCGGTTGTGAACCCGCTTGGCCAATATCCACCTTTGCAAATCCATCTTCTACTGAAGCACTTCCATTTCCTCCGAACTGATTTAAATGAACGAAATTCCATTCATCTTCACTGAATGTTTCTGTACCATCCTTTATTTCCACAAAACCATTTTCAAAAGCAGTATCATAAATGTAATTACCATTTATAGGGGCCTTGGATCCTTCGGGTAACTCCTCTTTTTCAAAAACCGGCTCCACAGGCTCACGATATTGCTCTTCGTCCAATTGATACACTTTTACATAGTCCACTTCCATTTGACCAGGGAATTCAGTGGAATCATCTGGACCTCCACCATACCAGCCTCCAATTGCTAGGTTAAGGATGAGATAAAACTCCTGATCAAAAGGTGCGGGGTAAGCATATTTCGTAGCATTTTCTGTATTAAAACTTGTCCAGTTATTCAACGTTTGAAACAGTTCTCCATTTACATACCATCTGATTTCACCCGGCTCCCACTCTACAGAGTAAACATTAAACTGTGTGATGTCTGAGCCTTCACCAAAATGATAGTCCTTTGCAGTATACGTATTATTAGGCCATTGGCTTCCATAATGAATGGCGCCGCCTACCTTGTTCACGTCTTCCCCAGCTGCCTCCATGATATCAATCTCACCAGATGCAGCCCAGCCACCATACTTGTCCTCCTCTGGCATCATCCAAAAAGCTGGCCAATATCCTTGTCCGGCTGGCAGTTTTATTTTCGCTTCAAATTTTCCGTACTTTTGGTTGAATTTCCCTTTTGTATGAACTTTTCCTGAAGTGTAATCATAGGTTCCATACTGATCTGAAGCAGTTTCATTTTTTCCAGTTAGGATAAGGTTTCCACCCTCCACTTTCACGTTCTCTTCTTGGTAATACTGAAGCTCTTCATTTCCCCATCCCGGTACATAATTGCCATCTGGTTGCACAAAACCATTTCCAGTATCATGGGACCATTTGGATTGATCCAATTCTGATCCTTCAAAATGGTCTTCCCATACTAACTGCCAATCCTTTTCTCCATCTGCCATTGGTTGATTGCCCTCGCTTTTCTCTACAGCATCATTGGAATATGCCGGAGAGTACCCCGTTGTTAACAAGCATGTTGCCAACATGACCGTGAATCCTTTTTTTAACACATTTCTTCCTCCTTCACCCATTTTAATTACTTTCCTTCACTCCTCATCATCACCCCCCTAA
Proteins encoded:
- a CDS encoding carbohydrate binding domain-containing protein, which produces MLKKGFTVMLATCLLTTGYSPAYSNDAVEKSEGNQPMADGEKDWQLVWEDHFEGSELDQSKWSHDTGNGFVQPDGNYVPGWGNEELQYYQEENVKVEGGNLILTGKNETASDQYGTYDYTSGKVHTKGKFNQKYGKFEAKIKLPAGQGYWPAFWMMPEEDKYGGWAASGEIDIMEAAGEDVNKVGGAIHYGSQWPNNTYTAKDYHFGEGSDITQFNVYSVEWEPGEIRWYVNGELFQTLNNWTSFNTENATKYAYPAPFDQEFYLILNLAIGGWYGGGPDDSTEFPGQMEVDYVKVYQLDEEQYREPVEPVFEKEELPEGSKAPINGNYIYDTAFENGFVEIKDGTETFSEDEWNFVHLNQFGGNGSASVEDGFAKVDIGQAGSQPHSIQLIQHVPSGIGRTYKISFDAKAASNRNMNLKVSGGEARGWSLYSPNFEVALTPERQSYEYTYQMQAESDAKARLEFNMGLNASTVWIGNVKVEEIDAIDPYNEDAAKPPLRNGNHIYNGTFDQGRMDRMTYWNFILNGADAQAYVAEDTRALTAEVKENGAPESVKLVQKGISIKSNHEYTLSFDGSAIEDRDIQVAVVSKDASINYSGWKTIPLSETGENKTFTYQTEAVEDSEAQLVFLLGGNAGLITLDNVSMFSKVLDADVLTFEDIFPLQNGKFNFGLEHWNNHVQGLYDGPSAASFETSEDRAVATIKNVGWNPWDVIFMQEGLKMKGGTTYLVSFDAFSSLDRNIEVVLEDSSYNRSLSELISLTTEPMTHTFEVTLDNDKQLGLKYLLGNVAGNDITNEEHKVFIDNVKVEISGERDKLFPLKNGDFSSKLENWNLHVQGDYDGTSKGKVKAKGNHVTVSVKDSGVNPWDIMFFQENLKLAGGRTYELEFKARSNHRRNIEVVLDNGLPYYHRYFEDVVRIGPKPEIYQFEWLQSEGSLLGLKFLLGNMEGVPSKKQKIDFKHVKLEAKGARDFLNALEGTDE
- a CDS encoding SDR family oxidoreductase, whose amino-acid sequence is MKKKTVIITGASGGFGKVFTKMFLQAGYHVIATIRDTAKKNLVLSGITTEESQHLSIQMLDVTDRTSVQQFEKFVQSLDSVDVLINNAGFAVAGFAEELTDGEYLLQFETNLFGVTRITNIVLPIMRRQQQGRIINISSISGLVGFPGLSPYVASKHALEGYSESLRLELKPFGIDVVLVEPGSFQTNIWSSGTHMSPRAGQQQSPYYQTFQQLNLRIQKDSKNYGNPEEVGKLVLNIARSKNTPALRYTIGKGVKLTLFLKHLLPWKLWEKLVLKQLSK